The Tissierella sp. genome has a segment encoding these proteins:
- a CDS encoding TIGR01906 family membrane protein yields the protein MKKTLLILLVFSISLACLLIATEANTFDLKKYLNSFDKHDTMDVTGKSFRELGDITNDLFEYLRGKSGDEILEPNFNEREILHMRDVQVLFKYGFILKYVSVILALAIIIYFRIKRDVKIVGRYMYKGLFANWILVGILGLMVYFNFDKYFTIFHKIFFSNDLWLLNPETDLLIQMLPEEFFISMAISIMLSFLGFVATIQGIGYATARKEKGNSEKKFKWFKRDSKD from the coding sequence TTGAAAAAAACATTGCTAATATTATTAGTTTTTTCTATATCACTAGCCTGTCTTTTAATAGCAACAGAAGCAAATACATTTGATCTTAAGAAATATCTAAATTCCTTTGACAAGCATGACACAATGGATGTAACTGGAAAAAGCTTTCGAGAATTAGGGGATATCACAAATGATTTATTTGAATACTTAAGGGGTAAGTCAGGGGACGAAATTCTAGAACCTAATTTCAATGAACGAGAAATACTACATATGAGGGATGTACAGGTATTGTTCAAATATGGTTTTATATTAAAATACGTATCTGTTATTTTAGCTCTTGCAATAATAATTTATTTTAGAATAAAGAGAGATGTCAAGATTGTTGGTAGATACATGTATAAAGGCTTATTTGCTAATTGGATTTTAGTGGGAATCTTAGGATTAATGGTGTATTTTAATTTTGATAAATACTTTACTATTTTTCATAAAATATTCTTTAGTAATGATCTTTGGCTTTTAAATCCAGAAACAGATCTTCTTATTCAAATGTTACCAGAAGAATTTTTTATTTCCATGGCAATAAGTATTATGTTATCTTTTCTTGGTTTTGTGGCAACAATACAAGGTATAGGATATGCTACAGCCAGGAAGGAGAAGGGTAATAGTGAAAAAAAATTCAAATGGTTCAAAAGAGATTCGAAAGATTAA